From one Ursus arctos isolate Adak ecotype North America unplaced genomic scaffold, UrsArc2.0 scaffold_1, whole genome shotgun sequence genomic stretch:
- the SLC39A10 gene encoding zinc transporter ZIP10 isoform X2 yields MKVHMHTKFCLICLLTFIFHHCNHCHEEHDHGSEEHHRHRRGMTESESSKFSVLDAENEKKYYIEKLFDRYGENGRLSFFGLEKLLTNLGLGEIKVVEINHEDLGHDHVSHLDILAVQEGKHFHSHNHQHSHNHLNSENQTVTSVSTKRNHKCDPEKETIEVSVKSDDKHMHDHSHRLCHHHCLHHHLDHNTTRHFPNDSIAHSERGEPSHEPSTETNKTQEQSESKLPKGKRKRKGKKSNENSEVITPGFPPNHDQGEQYEHNRVHKPDRVHNPGHSHVRLPEHNGHDPGHGHQDLNPDNEGELRHTRKREAPHVKKSAIYSAATHKDHNEDDRQHECLNVTQLLKYYGHGANSPISPDLFTYLCPALLYQIDSRLCIEHFDKLLVEDLNKDKNQVPEDKANIGASAWICGIISITVISLLSLLGVILVPIINQGCFKFLLTFLVALAVGTMSGDALLHLLPHSQGGHDHSHQHAHGHGHSHGHESKKFLEEYDAVLKGLVALGGIYVLFIIEHCIRMFKHYKQQRGKQKWFMKQSTEESTIGRKLSDHKLNNTPDADWLQLKPLAGTDDSVVSEDRLNETELTDLEGQQESPPKNYLCVEEEKIMDHSHSDGLHTVHEHDLHAAAHNHHDESKTVLRKHNHQWHHKHSHHSHGPCHSGSDLKETGIANIAWMVIMGDGIHNFSDGLAIGAAFSAGLTGGISTSIAVFCHELPHELGDFAVLLKAGMTVKQAIVYNLLSAMMAYIGMLIGTAVGQYANNITLWIFAVTAGMFLYVALVDMTLTPHFLSPCSTDDLTSYFMENTEAIQTTSPAFHHRF; encoded by the exons atgaaggtACATATGCACACAAAATTTTGCCTCATTTGTTTGCTGACATTTATTTTCCATCACTGCAACCATTGCCATGAAGAACATGACCATGGTTCTGAAGAACATCACAGACATCGTCGTGGAATGACAGAATCGGAGTCAAGCAAATTTTCAGTGCTGGatgctgaaaatgaaaaaaaatattatattgaaaAACTTTTTGACCGTTATGGTGAAAATGGAAGATTATCCTTTTTTGGTCTGGAGAAACTTTTAACAAACTTGGGCCTTGGAGAGATAAAAGTAGTTGAGATTAATCATGAGGATCTTGGCCACGATCATGTTTCTCACTTAGATATTTTGGCAGTTCAAGAGGGAAAGCATTTTCACTCCCATAACCATCAGCATTCCCACAATCatttaaattcagaaaatcaaACTGTGACTAGTGTATCAACAAAGAGAAACCATAAGTGTGATCCAGAGAAAGAGACAATTGAAGTATCTGTCAAATCTGATGATAAACATATGCATGACCATAGTCATCGCTTATGTCATCACCATTGTTTGCATCATCACCTCGATCATAACACCACTCGCCATTTTCCTAATGATTCCATTGCTCACAGTGAGCGTGGGGAGCCTAGCCATGAACCTTCAACAGAGACCAATAAAACACAGGAACAGTCTGAAAGTAAGCTAccgaaaggaaagaggaagagaaaagggaagaaaagtaatgaaaattCTGAGGTCATTACACCAGGTTTTCCCCCCAACCATGATCAGGGTGAACAGTATGAGCATAATCGGGTCCACAAACCTGATCGTGTACATAACCCAGGTCATTCTCATGTACGCCTTCCAGAACATAATGGTCATGATCCTGGTCATGGACACCAAGATCTTAATCCTGATAATGAAGGTGAACTTCGACATACTAGAAAGCGAGAAGCACCACATGTAAAAAAAAGTGCAATTTATTCAGCTGCTACTCACAAAGATCATAATGAAGATGACCGTCAACATGAG TGTTTGAACGTCACTCAGTTGTTAAAATACTATGGTCATGGTGCCAATTCTCCAATCTCACCTGATTTATTTACATACCTTTGCCCTGCTTTATTATATCAAATCGACAGCAGACTTTGTATCGAACATTTTGACAAACTTTTAGTTGAAGATTTAAATAAGGATAAAAATCAGGTTCCTGAAGATAAGGCAAATATAGGGGCATCAG CATGGATCTGTGGTATCATTTCTATCACTGTCATTAGCCTGCTTTCCTTGCTAGGCGTGATCTTGGTTCCCATCATTAACCAAGGATGCTTCAAATTTCTTCTCACATTCCTTGTTGCACTAGCTGTAGGAACAATGAGTGGAGATGCCCTTCTTCATCTACTGCCCCAT TCTCAGGGTGGACATGATCATAGTCATCAACATGCTCACGGGCACGGACATTCTCACGGACATGAATCTAAGAAGTTTTTGGAAGAATATGATGCTGTATTGAAAGGACTTGTTGCTCTAGGAGGCATTTACGTGTTATTTATCATTGAACACTGCATTAGAATGTTTAAGCACTACAAACAGCAAAga GGAAAACAGAAATGGTTTATGAAGCAGAGCACAGAAGAATCAACTATTGGAAGGAAGCTTTCAGATCATAAGTTAAATAATACACCAGATGCTGACTGGCTTCAGCTCAAGCCTCTTGCCG GAACTGATGACTCGGTCGTTTCTGAAGATCGACTTAATGAAACTGAACTGACAGATTTAGAAGGTCAACAGGAATCCCCTCCTAAAAATTACCTTTGTGTGGAAGAGGAGAAAATCATGGACCATTCTCACAGTGATGGATTACATACCGTTCATGAGCATGATCTCCATGCTGCTGCCCACAACCACCACGACGAGAGTAAAACTGTGCTGAGGAAACATAACCATCAGTGGCACCACAAACATTCTCATCACTCTCATGGGCCCTGTCATTCTGGATCTGATCTGAAAGAAACAGGCATCGCTAATATAGCTTGGATGGTAATCATGGGGGATGGCATCCACAACTTCAGTGATGGCTTGGCAATTG GAGCAGCTTTCAGTGCTGGATTGACGGGAGGAATCAGTACTTCTATAGCTGTCTTCTGTCATGAGCTGCCACATGAGTTAG GTGATTTTGCAGTTCTTCTTAAAGCGGGCATGACTGTGAAGCAGGCAATCGTGTACAACCTCCTCTCCGCCATGATGGCTTACATAGGCATGCTCATAGGCACAGCTGTCGGTCAGTATGCCAACAACATCACACTTTGGATCTTTGCGGTCACCGCAGGCATGTTCCTTTACGTAGCCTTGGTGGATATG ACTTTAACACCTCATTTCCTGTCCCCGTGCTCAACTGATGACCTTACTTCCTATTTCATGGAGAATACCGAAGCCATCCAGACAACCTCCCCTGCGTTCCATCACCGTTTCTAA
- the SLC39A10 gene encoding zinc transporter ZIP10 isoform X1: MKVHMHTKFCLICLLTFIFHHCNHCHEEHDHGSEEHHRHRRGMTESESSKFSVLDAENEKKYYIEKLFDRYGENGRLSFFGLEKLLTNLGLGEIKVVEINHEDLGHDHVSHLDILAVQEGKHFHSHNHQHSHNHLNSENQTVTSVSTKRNHKCDPEKETIEVSVKSDDKHMHDHSHRLCHHHCLHHHLDHNTTRHFPNDSIAHSERGEPSHEPSTETNKTQEQSESKLPKGKRKRKGKKSNENSEVITPGFPPNHDQGEQYEHNRVHKPDRVHNPGHSHVRLPEHNGHDPGHGHQDLNPDNEGELRHTRKREAPHVKKSAIYSAATHKDHNEDDRQHECLNVTQLLKYYGHGANSPISPDLFTYLCPALLYQIDSRLCIEHFDKLLVEDLNKDKNQVPEDKANIGASAWICGIISITVISLLSLLGVILVPIINQGCFKFLLTFLVALAVGTMSGDALLHLLPHSQGGHDHSHQHAHGHGHSHGHESKKFLEEYDAVLKGLVALGGIYVLFIIEHCIRMFKHYKQQRGKQKWFMKQSTEESTIGRKLSDHKLNNTPDADWLQLKPLAGTDDSVVSEDRLNETELTDLEGQQESPPKNYLCVEEEKIMDHSHSDGLHTVHEHDLHAAAHNHHDESKTVLRKHNHQWHHKHSHHSHGPCHSGSDLKETGIANIAWMVIMGDGIHNFSDGLAIGAAFSAGLTGGISTSIAVFCHELPHELGDFAVLLKAGMTVKQAIVYNLLSAMMAYIGMLIGTAVGQYANNITLWIFAVTAGMFLYVALVDMLPEMLHGDGDNEEHGFCPVGQFILQNLGLLFGFAIMLVIALYEDKIVFDLQF; the protein is encoded by the exons atgaaggtACATATGCACACAAAATTTTGCCTCATTTGTTTGCTGACATTTATTTTCCATCACTGCAACCATTGCCATGAAGAACATGACCATGGTTCTGAAGAACATCACAGACATCGTCGTGGAATGACAGAATCGGAGTCAAGCAAATTTTCAGTGCTGGatgctgaaaatgaaaaaaaatattatattgaaaAACTTTTTGACCGTTATGGTGAAAATGGAAGATTATCCTTTTTTGGTCTGGAGAAACTTTTAACAAACTTGGGCCTTGGAGAGATAAAAGTAGTTGAGATTAATCATGAGGATCTTGGCCACGATCATGTTTCTCACTTAGATATTTTGGCAGTTCAAGAGGGAAAGCATTTTCACTCCCATAACCATCAGCATTCCCACAATCatttaaattcagaaaatcaaACTGTGACTAGTGTATCAACAAAGAGAAACCATAAGTGTGATCCAGAGAAAGAGACAATTGAAGTATCTGTCAAATCTGATGATAAACATATGCATGACCATAGTCATCGCTTATGTCATCACCATTGTTTGCATCATCACCTCGATCATAACACCACTCGCCATTTTCCTAATGATTCCATTGCTCACAGTGAGCGTGGGGAGCCTAGCCATGAACCTTCAACAGAGACCAATAAAACACAGGAACAGTCTGAAAGTAAGCTAccgaaaggaaagaggaagagaaaagggaagaaaagtaatgaaaattCTGAGGTCATTACACCAGGTTTTCCCCCCAACCATGATCAGGGTGAACAGTATGAGCATAATCGGGTCCACAAACCTGATCGTGTACATAACCCAGGTCATTCTCATGTACGCCTTCCAGAACATAATGGTCATGATCCTGGTCATGGACACCAAGATCTTAATCCTGATAATGAAGGTGAACTTCGACATACTAGAAAGCGAGAAGCACCACATGTAAAAAAAAGTGCAATTTATTCAGCTGCTACTCACAAAGATCATAATGAAGATGACCGTCAACATGAG TGTTTGAACGTCACTCAGTTGTTAAAATACTATGGTCATGGTGCCAATTCTCCAATCTCACCTGATTTATTTACATACCTTTGCCCTGCTTTATTATATCAAATCGACAGCAGACTTTGTATCGAACATTTTGACAAACTTTTAGTTGAAGATTTAAATAAGGATAAAAATCAGGTTCCTGAAGATAAGGCAAATATAGGGGCATCAG CATGGATCTGTGGTATCATTTCTATCACTGTCATTAGCCTGCTTTCCTTGCTAGGCGTGATCTTGGTTCCCATCATTAACCAAGGATGCTTCAAATTTCTTCTCACATTCCTTGTTGCACTAGCTGTAGGAACAATGAGTGGAGATGCCCTTCTTCATCTACTGCCCCAT TCTCAGGGTGGACATGATCATAGTCATCAACATGCTCACGGGCACGGACATTCTCACGGACATGAATCTAAGAAGTTTTTGGAAGAATATGATGCTGTATTGAAAGGACTTGTTGCTCTAGGAGGCATTTACGTGTTATTTATCATTGAACACTGCATTAGAATGTTTAAGCACTACAAACAGCAAAga GGAAAACAGAAATGGTTTATGAAGCAGAGCACAGAAGAATCAACTATTGGAAGGAAGCTTTCAGATCATAAGTTAAATAATACACCAGATGCTGACTGGCTTCAGCTCAAGCCTCTTGCCG GAACTGATGACTCGGTCGTTTCTGAAGATCGACTTAATGAAACTGAACTGACAGATTTAGAAGGTCAACAGGAATCCCCTCCTAAAAATTACCTTTGTGTGGAAGAGGAGAAAATCATGGACCATTCTCACAGTGATGGATTACATACCGTTCATGAGCATGATCTCCATGCTGCTGCCCACAACCACCACGACGAGAGTAAAACTGTGCTGAGGAAACATAACCATCAGTGGCACCACAAACATTCTCATCACTCTCATGGGCCCTGTCATTCTGGATCTGATCTGAAAGAAACAGGCATCGCTAATATAGCTTGGATGGTAATCATGGGGGATGGCATCCACAACTTCAGTGATGGCTTGGCAATTG GAGCAGCTTTCAGTGCTGGATTGACGGGAGGAATCAGTACTTCTATAGCTGTCTTCTGTCATGAGCTGCCACATGAGTTAG GTGATTTTGCAGTTCTTCTTAAAGCGGGCATGACTGTGAAGCAGGCAATCGTGTACAACCTCCTCTCCGCCATGATGGCTTACATAGGCATGCTCATAGGCACAGCTGTCGGTCAGTATGCCAACAACATCACACTTTGGATCTTTGCGGTCACCGCAGGCATGTTCCTTTACGTAGCCTTGGTGGATATG